From Hymenobacter sediminicola:
CACGCCCATACCCGGCCGGATACCCTGTTGGGTGCCAACATTCAGCGTGAGGTAGTTATCCACACGTCGCAGTGAGTTATTCACAACCCGCGCCGCAATGAGCGGATAATCCGGGTCGCGGGTAGGCAGCGTGCGCAGGCCTAGCAGCAGTGAATCGGGGTGCGGGAGGCGAGCCATACGGGCCCGCGACGTGCTATCCTGAGGCACGGGTAGGCTGTCAGCCTCGCGGCGGCTTAGGTCGGCGCGGTAAAGCTGCTGGCGTAGCAGGGCATTCTCCTGCACCAGTCCTTGATTGATACTTACGAGACGGAAGTAGTCGAATATCTGCGTCCGCACGTCCAGAATCTGGCCTACGTAAGCATTCGATGAGTTGAAAAATGCTGCCCGCTGATAGGTGCTGTTGCGCACCAGCAAGTACAAGCTCGCCACTTCCAGCAACGCAAACACGAGCATACCCCGGTAGCGAAACAGAAAAGCGAAGAGGTTACTCATGAATCAAATACGCATGAGGAACGAACAGGAGGAACAGAGAACCGGCCGTTGCGAAATTCTCTGTTCCTCCTGTTCGTTCCTCATTAGATTACGTCAGCAGAACGCTGCGGAAGGCCTGAATATTCTTGATGGCGGCACCCGTACCGCGCACTACCGCCCGCAAAGGGTCTTCGGCAATGTGAATGGGCAGCTTGGTTTTGGCGGCCAGCCGCTTGTCGAGGCCCCGCAGCAGCGCGCCGCCACCAGTCAGGTGAATACCATTTTCGTAGATATCGGCCGACAGCTCGGGCGGCGAGATTTCCAGCGCTTTCAGTACGGCTTCCTCAATCTTGGCCACCGACTTGTCGAGGGCAATAGCAATTTCGGAAGAAGTCACCTTGATAACCTTCGGAATGCCAGTCATCAGGTCGCGGCCACGCACCTCGAAATCGGGCGGCGTTACGTCCAGTTCGGTCAGGGCCGCCCCTACTTCAATCTTGATGCGCTCTGCGGAACGCTCCCCGATCAGCAGGTTGTGCTGGCGGCGCATGTAGTCGAGAATGTCCTGGTTGAACACGTCGCCAGCCGTTTTGATGGACTGGTCGCAGACGATGCCTGACAGGGCAATTACCGCAATTTCGGTGGTACCACCTCCAATGTCGATAATCATCGAGCCCACGGGCTGCTCCACGTCGATACCGATACCAATGGCCGCGGCCATCGGCTCCTGAATCATCCAAACTTCTTTGGCCCCGGCGTGCTCAGCGGAGTCACGCACAGCGCGCTTCTCTACTTCCGTAATGCCTGACGGAATGCAGATGACCATGCGGTGCGACGGCTGAAACAGCCGGGTCCGGGTGTCAATCATCTTAATCATGCCCTTAATCATCTCCTCGGCGGCATGGAAGTCGGCAATTACGCCGTCTTTGAGGGGGCGAATGGTTTTGATATTGTCGTGGGTCTTTTCGTGCATTTGCTGCGCTTGCCGGCCCACGGCAATTACTTTGTTGGTTGTACGGTCTTTGGCGATGATGCTCGGCTCGTCCACCACGATTTTATCGTTATGAATAATGAGCGTGTTGGCCGTCCCCAAGTCAATGGCGATGTCGCTGGTCAGGAAATTAAAGAAACCCATTGATTAGCGGCAGTTTAAAAGAAGGTGCGCGGATGGAGTCCGTGCAAAGTGGGCGCAAAAGTACGGAAGTTTCGGCGAAGCACAGCTGGTATAATCATGGCATGCTTATAGGCTGGCCGAAGGTATTGTGGTCATTGCGAGGCGCAACGAGTAAAGCAGGCATCTTAGTATAGTATAATTCCGGCTTGGGGCGGAGCTCTGTTACTTTTCAGCAAAAAGCCCCGCCGTCTGCGTACGCCGGGGTTTTTTGCTGAAAAATGCGGTAGGGCTTTTGTTCGTTGGATTACGGTGGTGGGCAAACTAGGCTGTTAGCTCCTGCTGGCGCAGTCGGCGCGCCCGCCGCCAACCCACTAGCCGACCGACACTCCCCATCAGAAAACCAACCGCCAGCAGCGTAAAGCCCAGACGGGCGCTGGCCAGATGCCCGACCCGGATAACGGCCCCACCCAGCAGCAGTAAGACACCTACTACGTACAAGAGAACTTCCAGACGGCTGGTTTTCATAGGCTAAGTGGTTGATGGCGGAGCAACAGTCAAGTTTAGCAATAAAACTCTCTTCTACTACACCCGCTGCCCAGCCGCTTCTTGTCTAGTGCTTGAAGTGGCGCACTCCGGTCAGGACCATGGCCATGCCCAGGCGGTTGCAGGCGTCAATAGAGTCCTGGTCTTTGATGGAACCACCGGGCTGCACCACTGCCCGGATGCCGGCTTCGCCGGCAATTTCCACGCAGTCGGGGAAGGGGAAGAAGGCATCGGATGCCATAACCGAGCCCTGCAGGTCGAACCCGAAGCTGCGGGCCTTCTCAATGGCCTGGCGCAACGCATCGACGCGTGAGGTCTGACCCACGCCGGACGCCAGCAGCTGACCGGCCCGCGCCAGCACAATGGTGTTGCTCTTGGTGTGCTTACACACTTTGAGGGCAAACTCCAGCGCTGCCACCTCATCAGCAGTCGGGGCCGACTCCGTGACGGTCCGGAACTCAGTGGCGCCTTCTACTACTTTGTCGAAGTCCTGCTCAATCACGCCATTTAGCAGTGTTTTCACCTGTTTAACCGGGAAAGCCACCGGCTTCTGGCGCAGCAGGATGCGGTTTTTCTTGCTCTGCAGAATGGGTAATGCTTCAGCTTCAAACTCCGGCGCAATCAGCACCTCGAAAAACAGCTTGTTCAGCTCTTCTGCTGTAGCCGCATCTACCGGCTTATTCACAATGATGACGCCGCCAAACGCTGATACCGGGTCGCAGGTCAGGGCATTTAGGTAGGCAGATTGTAGGGTATCGGCCTGGGCGACGCCACAGGCGTTGGTGTGCTTGAGAATGGCGCAGGCGGCCGGACCGTTGGCATCGAACTCCTGCATCAACAATACGGCAGCATCCACGTCCACGAGGTTGTTGTAGCTGAGCTGTTTGCCATGCAGCTGATCGAAAAGAGCGTTTAGGTCGCCGTAGAAAGTGCCGGCCTGGTGCGGGTTTTCGCCGTAGCGCAGAGCAGTGGCGGGCTTCTGGCTTACTTTCAGAGCTGCGCCGCTCAGCTCGGTACCCTGGGCCATGTACTGGAAAATCTGGGTGTCATAGTGCGACGTTACCTCGAAGGCGGCGGCCGCGTAGTGGCGGCGGTCCTCCAGGTCGGTGGCGCAGTTTTTCTGCGTCAGCAATTCCGTTACGGCCGCGTATTGGTCGCGGCTGCTGACCACCAGCACGTCGCGGAAGTTTTTGGCGGCGGCACGCAGTAGCGAAATACCCCCGATATCAATCTTTTCAATAACCTCCTGCTCCGGAGCGTCGGAAGCCACGGTTTCTTCGAATGGGTACAGATCCACGATGACCAAGTCGATGGGCGGAATCTGGTGCTGGGTGGCCTCGGTTTGGTCGCCGGCCTCGTGGCGGC
This genomic window contains:
- the mreC gene encoding rod shape-determining protein MreC yields the protein MSNLFAFLFRYRGMLVFALLEVASLYLLVRNSTYQRAAFFNSSNAYVGQILDVRTQIFDYFRLVSINQGLVQENALLRQQLYRADLSRREADSLPVPQDSTSRARMARLPHPDSLLLGLRTLPTRDPDYPLIAARVVNNSLRRVDNYLTLNVGTQQGIRPGMGVLAAAGVVGRVKVASEHYSTVTSILHSKTSISAKIKRDGTFGSIKWPGDDFTHALLDYIPRQNKLVRGDTIVTSGYNALFPEGVIIGTIDSFVKEADKNFWTVRVRLSVDFSKLTYVYVVNPRPKVERDTLEAKAGMKPEGEERP
- a CDS encoding rod shape-determining protein, with the translated sequence MGFFNFLTSDIAIDLGTANTLIIHNDKIVVDEPSIIAKDRTTNKVIAVGRQAQQMHEKTHDNIKTIRPLKDGVIADFHAAEEMIKGMIKMIDTRTRLFQPSHRMVICIPSGITEVEKRAVRDSAEHAGAKEVWMIQEPMAAAIGIGIDVEQPVGSMIIDIGGGTTEIAVIALSGIVCDQSIKTAGDVFNQDILDYMRRQHNLLIGERSAERIKIEVGAALTELDVTPPDFEVRGRDLMTGIPKVIKVTSSEIAIALDKSVAKIEEAVLKALEISPPELSADIYENGIHLTGGGALLRGLDKRLAAKTKLPIHIAEDPLRAVVRGTGAAIKNIQAFRSVLLT
- the purH gene encoding bifunctional phosphoribosylaminoimidazolecarboxamide formyltransferase/IMP cyclohydrolase, translated to MSQPIRSALVSVYYKDRLEPLVALLKAHGVTIYSTGGTQQFIEQQGAEVTAVESLTGFPEVFGGRVKTLHPKVFGGILQRRHEAGDQTEATQHQIPPIDLVIVDLYPFEETVASDAPEQEVIEKIDIGGISLLRAAAKNFRDVLVVSSRDQYAAVTELLTQKNCATDLEDRRHYAAAAFEVTSHYDTQIFQYMAQGTELSGAALKVSQKPATALRYGENPHQAGTFYGDLNALFDQLHGKQLSYNNLVDVDAAVLLMQEFDANGPAACAILKHTNACGVAQADTLQSAYLNALTCDPVSAFGGVIIVNKPVDAATAEELNKLFFEVLIAPEFEAEALPILQSKKNRILLRQKPVAFPVKQVKTLLNGVIEQDFDKVVEGATEFRTVTESAPTADEVAALEFALKVCKHTKSNTIVLARAGQLLASGVGQTSRVDALRQAIEKARSFGFDLQGSVMASDAFFPFPDCVEIAGEAGIRAVVQPGGSIKDQDSIDACNRLGMAMVLTGVRHFKH